A region of Stegostoma tigrinum isolate sSteTig4 chromosome 3, sSteTig4.hap1, whole genome shotgun sequence DNA encodes the following proteins:
- the hint1 gene encoding histidine triad nucleotide-binding protein 1, whose translation MAQSVQVGGDTIFGKIIRKEIPCELLYEDDKCIAFNDIQPQAPTHFLVVPKKPIAQLSKAEDSDAELLGHLMIVAKKCAVEMGLTNGYRLILNEGKEGGQSVYHMHLHVCGGRQMLWPPG comes from the exons ATGGCACAAAGTGTTCAAGTCGGGGGTGACACCATCTTCGGTAAAATCATTCGCAAAGAAATCCCGTGTGAACTCCTGTACGAAGACGATAAG TGTATTGCTTTTAATGATATTCAACCACAAGCTCCAACTCACTTCTTAGTGGTCCCAAAGAAGCCAATTGCCCAGTTGTCTAAAGCAGAAGACTCTGATGCAGAG CTTTTGGGACACCTGATGATCGTTGCTAAAAAGTGTGCTGTGGAGATGGGCTTAACAAATGGCTACAGACTCATCCTTAATGAAGGCAAAGAAGGTGGACAGTCTGTCTACCACATGCATCTTCATGTATGTGGTGGACGTCAGATGCTTTGGCCACCAGGTTAA